One stretch of Cyanobacteria bacterium GSL.Bin1 DNA includes these proteins:
- a CDS encoding DUF2949 domain-containing protein has protein sequence MMPTTYAKFLRFLQEELAISNDSIAIAQRHCQSNTDPLPMLLWQYGLITLEQLERIYDWLETV, from the coding sequence ATGATGCCAACAACCTACGCTAAATTCTTGCGCTTTTTGCAAGAAGAATTAGCGATTTCCAATGACTCAATCGCGATCGCGCAACGCCATTGCCAAAGCAATACGGATCCATTACCAATGCTGCTCTGGCAATATGGTTTAATTACCTTAGAGCAGCTAGAACGCATTTATGATTGGCTCGAAACCGTATAA